From one Lycium barbarum isolate Lr01 chromosome 6, ASM1917538v2, whole genome shotgun sequence genomic stretch:
- the LOC132598544 gene encoding MLO-like protein 13 isoform X1 yields the protein MAEESRETLEYTPTWVVAVVCFIIVLISLVAERGLHHLGKFFRDKKQDALFEALQKLKEELMLLGFISLLLTVFQTSISKICIPENISLIMLPCKLNESATSNHLTITTGRHLLSGASGADHCSRHEGKAPLLSLEALHQLHIFIFVLAITHVIFCATTMVLGGAKIQEWRHWEHSIQRESRPHHVHVLHLQSFMDRAGRRWRKYALISWTVAFFKQFYGSVTKSDYVVLRTGFIREHCPANSKFNFHKYMLRTLAHDYKKIVGISWYLWLFVVLFLLINIAGWHSYFWLSFLPLVLLLLVGTKLEHIITELAQEVDERSSVVDETTPVRPSDELFWFHSPALVLYLIHFILFQNSFEIAFFVWIWCTYGFKSCIMEEVGLIIPKVVIGVIVQVLCSYSTLPLYALVTQMGSRFKKGIFDQQTEKRIRDWISGDGAGSSTQSRMVTGTLESIYVSTRPPAFNEIENIPSSVELSYPNKPQNTP from the exons ATGGCGGAAGAGTCCCGAGAGACTCTGGAGTATACACCAACATGGGTGGTTGCCGTTGTCTGCTTCATCATCGTTCTCATTTCCCTTGTTGCTGAACGTGGCCTTCATCATCTTGGAAAG TTTTTCCGGGATAAGAAGCAAGATGCCCTATTCGAGGCCCTCCAGAAATTAAAAGAAG AATTGATGCTTTTGGGATTTATTTCCTTACTATTGACGGTGTTCCAAACGTCAATAAGCAAAATATGCATTCCTGAAAATATTTCATTAATAATGCTTCCATGCAAGCTGAATGAATCTGCTACTTCTAATCATCTCACTATAACGACTGGGAGACACCTTTTATCTGGAGCTAGCGGTGCAGACCATTGTAGCCGTCATGAG GGAAAAGCTCCACTCTTATCCTTAGAGGCATTGCATCAACTGCACATTTTCATATTTGTCTTGGCAATCACACATGTGATCTTCTGCGCCACCACCATGGTTCTTGGAGGGGCTAAG ATACAAGAGTGGCGACATTGGGAACACTCGATTCAAAGGGAATCAAGACCACATCATG TGCATGTTCTCCATCTTCAATCGTTCATGGATAGAGCTGGTAGACGTTGGAGGAAGTACGCTCTCATTAGTTGGACG GTGGCGTTTTTCAAACAATTTTATGGTTCAGTAACCAAGTCAGACTACGTTGTCTTGCGGACAGGATTTATCAGG GAACATTGTCCAGCCAATTCTAAGTTTAATTTTCACAAATATATGTTGCGGACACTGGCGCATGATTACAAAAAGATTGTCGGAATCAG TTGGTACTTGTGGCTTTTTGTCGTTCTCTTTCTGCTAATCAACATTGCAG GATGGCACTCTTACTTTTGGTTGTCATTTTTGCCTCTAGTT CTATTACTACTAGTGGGAACAAAATTGGAACACATAATAACAGAATTGGCTCAAGAGGTTGATGAGAGGTCGTCAGTAGTAGATGAAACCACACCAGTTAGACCTTCTGATGAGTTGTTTTGGTTTCACAGTCCAGCTCTTGtcctttacctcattcacttcattTTGTTCCAAAACTCCTTTGAGATTGCTTTCTTCGTCTGGATTTGG TGTACTTATGGATTCAAATCATGCATCATGGAAGAAGTGGGTCTCATTATTCCGAAAGTAGTTATTGG GGTGATTGTTCAAGTTCTTTGCAGTTACAGTACTTTGCCCTTATATGCTCTCGTCACACAG ATGGGAAGCAGATTTAAGAAAGGAATATTTGATCAGCAAACAGAAAAGCGTATCAGGGACTGGATATCAGGTGATGGAGCTGGTTCATCAACCCAAAGTAGAATGGTCACGGGAACACTAGAAAGTATCTATGTTTCTACGAGACCACCTGCATTCAATGAAATTGAAAACATTCCATCATCTGTCGAGCTTTCTTATCCAAACAAGCCTCAAAATACTCCTTAA
- the LOC132598544 gene encoding MLO-like protein 13 isoform X2: MAEESRETLEYTPTWVVAVVCFIIVLISLVAERGLHHLGKFFRDKKQDALFEALQKLKEELMLLGFISLLLTVFQTSISKICIPENISLIMLPCKLNESATSNHLTITTGRHLLSGASGADHCSRHEGKAPLLSLEALHQLHIFIFVLAITHVIFCATTMVLGGAKIQEWRHWEHSIQRESRPHHVHVLHLQSFMDRAGRRWRKYALISWTVAFFKQFYGSVTKSDYVVLRTGFIREHCPANSKFNFHKYMLRTLAHDYKKIVGISWYLWLFVVLFLLINIAGWHSYFWLSFLPLVLLLLVGTKLEHIITELAQEVDERSSVVDETTPVRPSDELFWFHSPALVLYLIHFILFQNSFEIAFFVWIWCTYGFKSCIMEEVGLIIPKVVIG; encoded by the exons ATGGCGGAAGAGTCCCGAGAGACTCTGGAGTATACACCAACATGGGTGGTTGCCGTTGTCTGCTTCATCATCGTTCTCATTTCCCTTGTTGCTGAACGTGGCCTTCATCATCTTGGAAAG TTTTTCCGGGATAAGAAGCAAGATGCCCTATTCGAGGCCCTCCAGAAATTAAAAGAAG AATTGATGCTTTTGGGATTTATTTCCTTACTATTGACGGTGTTCCAAACGTCAATAAGCAAAATATGCATTCCTGAAAATATTTCATTAATAATGCTTCCATGCAAGCTGAATGAATCTGCTACTTCTAATCATCTCACTATAACGACTGGGAGACACCTTTTATCTGGAGCTAGCGGTGCAGACCATTGTAGCCGTCATGAG GGAAAAGCTCCACTCTTATCCTTAGAGGCATTGCATCAACTGCACATTTTCATATTTGTCTTGGCAATCACACATGTGATCTTCTGCGCCACCACCATGGTTCTTGGAGGGGCTAAG ATACAAGAGTGGCGACATTGGGAACACTCGATTCAAAGGGAATCAAGACCACATCATG TGCATGTTCTCCATCTTCAATCGTTCATGGATAGAGCTGGTAGACGTTGGAGGAAGTACGCTCTCATTAGTTGGACG GTGGCGTTTTTCAAACAATTTTATGGTTCAGTAACCAAGTCAGACTACGTTGTCTTGCGGACAGGATTTATCAGG GAACATTGTCCAGCCAATTCTAAGTTTAATTTTCACAAATATATGTTGCGGACACTGGCGCATGATTACAAAAAGATTGTCGGAATCAG TTGGTACTTGTGGCTTTTTGTCGTTCTCTTTCTGCTAATCAACATTGCAG GATGGCACTCTTACTTTTGGTTGTCATTTTTGCCTCTAGTT CTATTACTACTAGTGGGAACAAAATTGGAACACATAATAACAGAATTGGCTCAAGAGGTTGATGAGAGGTCGTCAGTAGTAGATGAAACCACACCAGTTAGACCTTCTGATGAGTTGTTTTGGTTTCACAGTCCAGCTCTTGtcctttacctcattcacttcattTTGTTCCAAAACTCCTTTGAGATTGCTTTCTTCGTCTGGATTTGG TGTACTTATGGATTCAAATCATGCATCATGGAAGAAGTGGGTCTCATTATTCCGAAAGTAGTTATTGGGTAA